From a single Intestinibaculum porci genomic region:
- a CDS encoding biotin transporter BioY yields the protein MQNDTKVLARSAVFIALIMIGAQISIPLPSLVPISLQTLAIYMCALMCEKKHALLITLVYVFMGAIGLPVFAGFTGGASHVFGPSGGFIFGFPVMAFMISAIAYKSDDVKVWSAAMLAGTIVLYAIGTLYFMYVTKSSMITALSSCVLPFIPGDLIKIAVSCIIAKRVKKFVVQKKNIVLNNN from the coding sequence ATGCAAAATGATACAAAGGTACTTGCCCGATCAGCAGTTTTTATTGCTTTGATTATGATTGGTGCACAGATCAGTATCCCGCTGCCATCGTTAGTACCCATTAGTTTACAAACTTTGGCTATTTATATGTGTGCACTGATGTGTGAAAAAAAGCATGCCTTACTGATCACGTTGGTTTATGTCTTCATGGGTGCTATTGGTTTACCAGTTTTTGCCGGCTTTACCGGCGGAGCTTCCCATGTGTTTGGTCCATCTGGCGGTTTTATCTTTGGCTTTCCGGTGATGGCTTTTATGATCAGCGCGATTGCTTATAAAAGTGATGATGTGAAAGTCTGGAGCGCAGCGATGCTTGCTGGCACTATTGTGCTCTATGCCATTGGTACGCTTTACTTTATGTATGTTACAAAAAGCAGTATGATCACCGCATTATCAAGCTGTGTTCTGCCATTTATCCCAGGCGATCTGATCAAGATTGCAGTCAGTTGTATTATTGCGAAACGTGTTAAGAAATTTGTTGTTCAAAAGAAAAATATTGTGTTAAACAACAACTAA
- the acpP gene encoding acyl carrier protein — protein sequence MNTFEKVKDIIVDSLSCDENDVTLEASLTDDLEADSLDAVELIMAVEDAFDIEISDEKASAMKTVKDIVDYVEANA from the coding sequence ATGAATACATTTGAAAAGGTAAAGGATATTATTGTCGACTCATTAAGCTGTGACGAAAATGACGTTACTTTAGAAGCTAGCTTAACGGATGACTTAGAAGCGGATTCTTTAGATGCTGTCGAATTAATTATGGCTGTTGAAGATGCTTTTGATATCGAAATCTCTGATGAAAAAGCTTCCGCAATGAAGACTGTTAAGGATATCGTTGATTACGTTGAAGCGAACGCTTAA
- the accB gene encoding acetyl-CoA carboxylase biotin carboxyl carrier protein — translation MDLVKELMTAFEQADISKMKIEMEGIKLELEKATAPVAPTAPVMPVNTPAAPMPAVPASEEKAAGTEVKSPLVGTFYDAPSPEAQPFVKVGDQVAQGDTLCIIEAMKVMNEIKAPCDGTIASISAHSEDLVEYDQTLMVIA, via the coding sequence ATGGATTTAGTAAAAGAACTGATGACTGCCTTTGAACAGGCAGACATTAGTAAAATGAAAATCGAAATGGAAGGCATTAAGCTGGAATTAGAAAAGGCGACAGCGCCAGTTGCTCCAACAGCTCCAGTTATGCCGGTTAATACCCCGGCAGCGCCGATGCCAGCAGTGCCTGCATCTGAAGAAAAGGCCGCTGGCACAGAGGTCAAGTCACCGCTTGTCGGAACCTTCTATGATGCGCCATCACCAGAAGCTCAGCCCTTCGTAAAAGTAGGCGATCAGGTCGCTCAGGGAGATACGCTTTGTATCATTGAAGCGATGAAAGTTATGAATGAGATCAAGGCACCATGTGATGGAACGATTGCCTCTATTTCAGCACATAGTGAAGATCTTGTTGAATACGATCAGACATTGATGGTGATTGCCTAA
- the accC gene encoding acetyl-CoA carboxylase biotin carboxylase subunit, which produces MFKRILIANRGEIAVRIIRACKEMGIETVAVYSTADRDSLHTQLATQAICIGAAKANDSYLNMEAIIEVAVDTGCEAIHPGFGFLSENSEFAALVEKCHLKFIGPKSDVIDALGNKSKAREMMIASQVPVVPGSDGSVKDFDDLKKVVAKIGYPVLIKASAGGGGRGMRRAYKPEELEEAYMTAKAEAKAAFGDDDMYVEKLIVNPKHVEFQILADEHDHVVYLGERDCSIQRRNQKMIEESPCKVLSDDLRKRMGEDAVKAAKAAGYTNAGTVEFVLAPDGSYYFIEMNTRIQVEHPVTEMVTGIDLIKEQIRIAEGLKLSFTQDDIQLRGHAIECRINAEDPDHNFAPCPGKITTLHLPGGMGVRIDTYVYQGYTISPYYDSMVAKVIVHAPTRLEAIKKMRRVLSELVIDGVTTNQKVLFYIFHQPDYVKGKFNTGFIDAHLEEMLRDDG; this is translated from the coding sequence ATGTTTAAAAGAATATTAATTGCGAACCGCGGTGAAATCGCGGTTCGTATTATACGTGCCTGTAAAGAGATGGGAATTGAAACGGTAGCGGTTTATTCCACGGCTGACAGAGACTCTTTACACACCCAGCTAGCCACTCAGGCGATTTGTATTGGCGCTGCTAAAGCAAACGATAGTTATTTAAATATGGAAGCGATTATTGAGGTGGCGGTGGATACCGGCTGTGAAGCTATTCATCCAGGCTTTGGCTTCCTCTCTGAAAATAGTGAATTTGCGGCTTTAGTGGAAAAATGTCATCTTAAATTTATTGGTCCAAAAAGTGATGTGATCGATGCTTTAGGCAATAAGTCAAAAGCCCGTGAAATGATGATTGCCTCACAGGTACCGGTCGTACCAGGCAGTGATGGCTCAGTCAAAGACTTTGATGACTTAAAGAAAGTTGTTGCAAAGATCGGTTATCCGGTGCTGATCAAAGCTTCCGCTGGCGGCGGCGGCCGCGGCATGCGTCGCGCTTATAAGCCGGAAGAATTAGAAGAAGCGTATATGACAGCGAAAGCCGAAGCGAAAGCGGCTTTTGGTGATGATGACATGTATGTTGAAAAACTCATTGTCAATCCAAAACATGTGGAATTTCAGATTCTTGCGGACGAACATGATCATGTGGTTTATCTCGGTGAACGTGACTGTTCTATTCAGCGTCGTAATCAGAAGATGATTGAAGAATCACCTTGTAAAGTTTTAAGTGATGATTTACGTAAACGGATGGGAGAAGATGCTGTCAAAGCTGCCAAAGCAGCTGGCTATACCAATGCCGGAACAGTGGAATTTGTCTTAGCGCCAGATGGCTCTTATTACTTTATTGAAATGAATACTCGTATTCAGGTTGAGCATCCGGTTACCGAAATGGTCACTGGTATTGATTTGATCAAAGAGCAGATCCGTATTGCGGAAGGTTTAAAGTTAAGTTTTACCCAGGATGATATTCAGCTGCGCGGTCATGCGATTGAATGCCGTATTAATGCAGAAGATCCTGATCATAACTTTGCGCCTTGTCCGGGTAAGATTACAACTTTACATTTACCAGGCGGAATGGGCGTGCGCATTGATACCTATGTCTATCAGGGCTATACCATTTCTCCTTACTATGATTCGATGGTCGCCAAAGTCATTGTCCATGCGCCAACACGTTTAGAGGCGATTAAAAAGATGCGCCGCGTCTTATCGGAATTAGTTATTGATGGGGTAACGACCAATCAGAAAGTGCTCTTCTATATTTTCCATCAGCCAGACTATGTCAAAGGCAAATTCAATACTGGTTTTATTGATGCCCACTTAGAGGAGATGTTAAGAGACGATGGATAA
- the accD gene encoding acetyl-CoA carboxylase, carboxyltransferase subunit beta: MDKILKRRRHQLDEFKAYLGKKNTPAHVEIPDGLYTKCPQCGEMIPTNKLRDSLDVCPNCGHHFYIESHKRLAALFDDGQYKEYYSHMKTKDPLDFPDYDVKLDKAKKKTGMDDGVVVASGRIGAIKTIVVVMDNHFMMASMGTVAGEKITRAIEMATKKKRPLIIFSSSGGARMQEGIFSLMQMAKTCAALQRHLDAGLLYISYLTHPTTGGVTASFAMLGDINIAEPNALIGFAGPRVIEGTMKQKLPEGFQRSEFLEEHGFVDMIVNRAEMRQTLVKLLQLHV; this comes from the coding sequence ATGGATAAGATTCTTAAAAGGAGACGTCATCAGCTGGATGAATTCAAAGCATATTTAGGCAAGAAAAATACACCAGCGCATGTTGAGATACCTGATGGCTTATATACCAAATGTCCCCAGTGCGGGGAAATGATTCCTACCAATAAACTGCGGGATTCTCTTGATGTCTGTCCAAACTGCGGCCATCACTTCTATATCGAAAGTCATAAACGCTTAGCAGCGCTTTTTGATGATGGTCAGTATAAAGAATACTACAGTCATATGAAAACGAAGGATCCGCTTGATTTTCCGGATTATGATGTAAAGTTAGACAAGGCTAAGAAAAAAACGGGGATGGATGATGGCGTGGTAGTGGCTAGCGGCCGTATTGGGGCCATTAAAACCATTGTTGTAGTCATGGATAACCACTTTATGATGGCTTCAATGGGGACTGTGGCCGGGGAAAAAATCACCCGCGCGATTGAAATGGCGACGAAGAAGAAAAGACCGCTGATTATCTTTTCTTCGAGCGGCGGAGCACGTATGCAGGAGGGCATCTTCTCGCTGATGCAGATGGCCAAAACCTGTGCCGCTTTGCAGCGTCATCTTGATGCTGGTTTACTTTATATTTCTTATTTGACGCATCCGACAACTGGCGGGGTGACGGCTTCATTTGCGATGCTTGGTGACATTAACATTGCCGAACCAAATGCTTTGATTGGTTTTGCCGGTCCACGAGTGATTGAAGGCACGATGAAGCAGAAACTGCCAGAAGGCTTCCAGCGCTCTGAATTTTTGGAAGAACATGGTTTTGTCGATATGATTGTCAATCGTGCAGAAATGCGTCAGACACTTGTGAAATTATTGCAGTTACATGTCTAG
- a CDS encoding acetyl-CoA carboxylase carboxyltransferase subunit alpha, with product MSLQEKEQKIQELESKLDTIKNDPELASHALVSDVEKKITSLKEETYRHLSAYDHVYLARKPARPHIKDYINNLFDDFMEMHGDRYFGDDQAVVGGIATFNHLPVTVIGHQKGRSLDENMRCQFGMASPEGYRKGIRLMKQAEKFHRPIITFVDTPGAFPGIESEQNNIGEAIGQSLMFMSKVTVPVIVFVVGEGGSGGALALSVGNYMGMLENAVYSVLSPEGFASILWKDLKGERVAEACEVMKLTAADLHQFGIVDEIIPEALGGITENPALTYRAIRQIISRELDTLTRKSAHDLVSERYKKIRKIGEVHG from the coding sequence ATGTCACTTCAAGAAAAAGAACAGAAAATTCAGGAATTAGAATCAAAACTGGATACGATCAAGAATGATCCTGAGCTCGCTAGTCATGCATTAGTGAGTGATGTGGAAAAGAAGATTACCTCACTCAAAGAAGAGACTTATCGCCACTTATCGGCTTATGATCATGTTTACTTAGCGCGTAAACCGGCTCGTCCACATATCAAAGATTATATTAATAACCTTTTTGATGATTTTATGGAAATGCATGGGGACCGTTATTTTGGCGATGATCAGGCAGTGGTTGGCGGGATTGCGACTTTCAATCATTTGCCAGTTACTGTGATCGGTCATCAGAAAGGGCGCAGTCTTGATGAAAATATGCGCTGTCAGTTTGGTATGGCTTCTCCCGAAGGCTACCGTAAAGGTATCCGGCTGATGAAACAGGCGGAAAAGTTTCATCGTCCGATTATTACTTTCGTGGATACGCCAGGGGCTTTCCCAGGTATTGAAAGCGAACAAAATAATATTGGTGAAGCGATTGGTCAGTCCCTGATGTTTATGAGTAAAGTGACGGTTCCAGTTATCGTCTTTGTCGTTGGGGAAGGCGGTTCTGGCGGCGCTTTAGCGTTAAGTGTCGGCAACTATATGGGAATGCTGGAAAATGCGGTTTATTCCGTTTTGTCGCCGGAAGGGTTCGCTTCTATTTTGTGGAAGGATCTGAAAGGCGAACGTGTCGCGGAAGCCTGTGAAGTGATGAAGCTGACGGCGGCTGATTTGCATCAGTTTGGCATCGTTGATGAAATCATTCCTGAAGCCTTAGGCGGGATTACGGAAAACCCTGCCTTAACTTATCGTGCTATTCGTCAGATCATTAGCCGCGAACTCGATACGCTCACGCGTAAGTCCGCGCATGATTTAGTGAGTGAACGCTATAAAAAGATCAGGAAGATAGGTGAAGTCCATGGATAA
- a CDS encoding MarR family winged helix-turn-helix transcriptional regulator produces the protein MDKTSLRNREIINDFLVNMFYQIIDIENAYMKHHGIGDLSVTELKLLDIASSLKRPAMTDIANRVHLTNGTITSAIKKLEKKGYAHRVQDANDKRIYRVKLTANGKKAVKYHVAFFDEMVDAVCNHEELGSDKMLIGTLSRLSVFFDSMKEEVS, from the coding sequence ATGGATAAAACGTCCCTGAGAAACAGAGAAATCATTAATGATTTTCTCGTCAATATGTTTTATCAGATTATTGATATAGAAAATGCCTATATGAAACATCATGGTATTGGTGATTTATCCGTTACAGAATTGAAGCTGTTAGATATCGCTTCTTCCTTAAAGCGGCCGGCGATGACCGATATTGCCAACCGTGTGCATTTAACCAATGGCACGATTACTTCAGCGATCAAAAAGCTGGAAAAGAAAGGTTATGCCCATCGCGTGCAGGATGCGAATGATAAAAGAATTTATCGGGTGAAATTAACCGCTAATGGTAAAAAAGCAGTGAAATATCATGTGGCCTTTTTTGATGAAATGGTCGATGCGGTATGTAATCATGAAGAACTCGGCTCTGATAAAATGCTTATTGGCACGTTGAGCCGTTTATCCGTGTTCTTTGATTCAATGAAGGAGGAAGTCTCATGA
- a CDS encoding beta-ketoacyl-ACP synthase III — MKGLTIVSTGYYVPSKRLANDEFTKFLDTSDEWITSRTGIHARHFSEGEDTTDLAYQAAVKALEGYDPQDIGVIIVASITNTYLTPSTACLLQKRLGLAEDVFAFDVNAACSGFEYALSVARAQLAFSAKPYALVIGAETLSSIIDFKDRSTCVLFGDGAGAALVKSSDSLYFDMQGAIGNDEALFCKRQDGYLTMQGREVFRFATGAIEKCIRTLLERAQLAVNDVDYYVLHQANGRIISHVYKKLKADPAKFYINLNEYGNTSGASVPLALAEMNEKGLLHPGMKIMLVGFGGGLTYGANLLEWQEESLCG; from the coding sequence ATGAAAGGTCTGACAATTGTCTCGACAGGCTATTATGTCCCTTCGAAAAGACTGGCGAATGATGAATTCACAAAGTTTCTCGATACTAGTGATGAATGGATTACCTCGCGTACCGGGATTCATGCTCGACATTTCAGCGAGGGAGAAGATACGACAGATCTTGCTTATCAGGCGGCTGTCAAAGCTTTAGAGGGTTATGATCCTCAAGATATCGGCGTTATTATTGTGGCTTCGATTACCAATACTTATCTCACGCCATCAACGGCTTGTTTATTACAAAAACGCTTAGGCTTAGCGGAAGATGTCTTTGCCTTTGATGTAAATGCGGCCTGTTCCGGCTTTGAATATGCTTTAAGCGTCGCCCGTGCACAGTTAGCTTTCAGCGCTAAGCCTTATGCTCTAGTCATTGGGGCAGAAACGTTATCATCCATTATCGATTTTAAAGATCGCTCGACCTGTGTGCTTTTTGGTGATGGAGCAGGAGCAGCTTTAGTTAAAAGCAGTGATAGCTTATATTTCGATATGCAGGGAGCGATCGGCAATGACGAAGCGCTTTTCTGCAAACGTCAGGATGGTTATCTTACAATGCAGGGGCGTGAAGTTTTCCGCTTTGCGACCGGCGCGATTGAAAAATGTATTCGCACGCTTTTAGAAAGGGCGCAGTTAGCGGTTAATGATGTTGATTATTATGTCTTGCATCAGGCTAATGGCCGGATTATCTCACACGTCTATAAAAAACTGAAAGCCGATCCGGCGAAGTTTTATATCAACTTAAATGAATATGGCAACACCTCAGGGGCCAGCGTCCCTCTCGCGTTAGCTGAAATGAATGAAAAAGGCCTGCTTCATCCCGGCATGAAAATTATGCTGGTGGGATTTGGCGGCGGCCTCACCTATGGGGCAAACTTACTAGAATGGCAGGAGGAAAGTCTATGTGGTTAA
- a CDS encoding nitronate monooxygenase: MWLNETLGIQYPLIQGGMARVATGEFAAAVSNAGALGIIGSGGMTCEMLEKEIHIAKSKTDKIFGVNLMLMNPEVDAQAQLLIDEGIKVVTTGAGNPGKYIPAWKEAGMIIMPVVPSASLAKRMERAGADAVIAEGTESGGHVGELTTMALVPQVKDAVSIPVIAAGGIASGRQALAALALGADGFQVGTMLLASYEAPIHENYKKAVLKAKDTGTVVTGRIGGTPVRILKNKMAKEYIKKEKEGASLMELEKFTLGGLRRAVVEGDVDTGSLMAGQVAGMIHQEDSLEHIIANLFEELKAAQKRVAEIAL, encoded by the coding sequence ATGTGGTTAAATGAAACATTAGGGATTCAGTACCCTTTAATTCAGGGAGGAATGGCGAGAGTCGCTACTGGCGAATTTGCGGCAGCCGTTTCGAATGCTGGCGCTTTAGGGATTATCGGTTCTGGCGGCATGACCTGTGAAATGTTGGAAAAGGAAATTCATATCGCCAAAAGCAAAACAGATAAGATTTTTGGCGTCAATCTGATGTTAATGAATCCAGAAGTTGATGCGCAGGCGCAGCTGCTCATTGATGAAGGCATCAAAGTTGTCACCACCGGGGCTGGCAATCCTGGCAAATATATTCCTGCCTGGAAAGAGGCGGGAATGATCATTATGCCAGTTGTACCTAGTGCTTCTTTAGCGAAAAGAATGGAACGTGCCGGCGCTGATGCGGTGATTGCGGAAGGTACAGAATCTGGCGGTCATGTCGGTGAACTCACGACCATGGCATTAGTACCACAAGTGAAAGATGCGGTTTCGATTCCTGTCATTGCGGCTGGCGGGATCGCTTCCGGCCGTCAGGCTTTAGCGGCTTTAGCGCTTGGCGCCGATGGCTTCCAGGTAGGAACAATGCTGCTGGCAAGCTATGAAGCACCGATCCATGAAAATTATAAAAAGGCGGTGCTTAAAGCCAAAGATACCGGCACTGTTGTTACCGGCCGCATTGGCGGTACACCAGTGCGTATCTTAAAAAATAAGATGGCTAAAGAATATATCAAGAAAGAAAAAGAAGGTGCCAGCCTGATGGAATTAGAAAAATTCACCTTAGGAGGCTTACGCCGTGCGGTTGTTGAAGGCGATGTTGATACAGGCTCTTTAATGGCTGGTCAGGTGGCTGGCATGATCCATCAGGAAGACTCTCTGGAACATATCATTGCGAACCTTTTTGAAGAACTGAAAGCAGCCCAGAAACGTGTTGCGGAGATCGCTTTATGA
- a CDS encoding NAD(P)H-dependent flavin oxidoreductase, with product MKGVEIGAFHLGVPIIQGGMGVGISLGGLAGAVAHEGGMGIISTAQIGFKQPDFMKNVQEANLRAIDLQIKKAKAIAKGHGMVGVNIMVALRDYAQHVRQAVESGADCIISGAGLPLHLPALVGDAKTKMAPIVSSGKAAMLILKSWDRKFHKTADFLVIEGAKAGGHLGFKKEEILSHQTQGLLDIFKDVKDVVKGFEEKYQRHIPIFVAGGIYSHEDIIEALDAGADGVQMGTRFIATHECDADDMYKQAFLACREEDITIVTSPVGMPGRAINTPFMQKVAQEKQPIKHCFQCISSCHVANAPYCITQALIEAALGHFDRGLFFTGANGYRIDKIVSVKELMDELIGA from the coding sequence ATGAAAGGCGTAGAGATCGGCGCCTTTCATCTGGGTGTTCCCATTATCCAAGGCGGAATGGGCGTTGGTATTTCCTTAGGCGGCCTCGCTGGAGCGGTTGCGCATGAAGGCGGTATGGGTATTATTTCAACGGCTCAGATTGGTTTTAAACAGCCTGATTTTATGAAAAATGTGCAAGAAGCCAACTTGCGCGCTATTGATTTACAAATCAAAAAAGCGAAAGCGATCGCGAAAGGGCATGGCATGGTTGGGGTCAATATTATGGTGGCTTTGCGTGATTATGCCCAGCATGTCAGACAGGCGGTGGAAAGCGGCGCTGACTGCATTATTTCGGGAGCGGGCTTACCGTTACACTTACCCGCATTAGTTGGTGATGCCAAAACAAAAATGGCACCGATCGTCTCTTCCGGCAAAGCTGCCATGCTCATTTTAAAGTCATGGGATCGTAAGTTTCATAAAACGGCTGATTTCCTGGTTATTGAAGGCGCGAAAGCCGGTGGCCACTTAGGCTTTAAAAAAGAGGAAATCCTCAGTCATCAGACTCAGGGGCTGCTTGATATCTTTAAAGATGTCAAAGACGTCGTTAAAGGCTTTGAAGAAAAATACCAGCGTCACATTCCAATCTTTGTGGCTGGCGGTATTTACAGCCATGAAGATATCATTGAAGCATTAGATGCCGGCGCTGATGGGGTACAGATGGGGACGCGTTTTATCGCTACCCATGAATGTGATGCCGATGACATGTACAAGCAGGCATTTCTTGCCTGCCGTGAGGAAGATATCACGATTGTCACCTCACCAGTTGGCATGCCCGGGCGAGCGATCAACACGCCGTTTATGCAGAAAGTGGCACAGGAGAAGCAGCCCATCAAACATTGTTTTCAATGTATCAGCAGCTGTCATGTAGCTAATGCCCCTTACTGTATTACCCAGGCCCTTATTGAAGCGGCTTTAGGTCATTTTGATCGTGGCCTCTTCTTTACCGGCGCCAATGGCTATCGGATCGATAAAATTGTTAGTGTGAAAGAACTTATGGATGAATTAATAGGAGCGTAA
- the fabD gene encoding ACP S-malonyltransferase — MKIGFIYAGQGSQYVGMGKEFYETSPACRELLDGVSLDFDYKQMMFEGDMTALSQTSHTQPCMVAVAMMATLLLKEKGITPAYTCGLSLGEYSALACANVFTPAQAIEIVRKRGLAMEKAAKGIDSKMCAIIGMDRETLQKTIDALDPALGYVAIANYNCPGQLVVGGEERAVDALSNAALENGARRAIPLNTSGPFHTKLLKAASEELHEYFKHVTFGDMQIPVIFNSTGKELDASVTIAQMLEKQVMSPVYFEDSIRYMIAHGVDTIIEIGPGKVLSGFVRKIDRSIKTYHVEDNATLAKVVEELGE, encoded by the coding sequence ATGAAAATAGGATTTATTTATGCTGGTCAGGGCAGTCAGTATGTCGGCATGGGAAAAGAGTTTTATGAAACTTCACCAGCTTGCCGTGAACTCCTTGATGGCGTTTCATTAGATTTTGATTATAAACAGATGATGTTCGAAGGCGATATGACGGCTTTATCACAGACATCACATACGCAGCCTTGTATGGTGGCGGTAGCGATGATGGCGACTTTATTACTGAAAGAAAAAGGGATTACACCCGCTTATACGTGCGGTCTATCCTTAGGGGAATATTCGGCTTTAGCCTGTGCTAATGTCTTTACTCCAGCGCAAGCTATTGAAATCGTCCGTAAACGTGGTTTAGCGATGGAAAAAGCCGCAAAAGGTATCGATAGTAAAATGTGCGCGATCATCGGCATGGATCGTGAAACACTGCAAAAAACGATCGATGCTCTGGATCCAGCATTAGGATATGTGGCGATCGCTAATTATAACTGTCCGGGACAGTTAGTTGTCGGCGGCGAAGAAAGAGCGGTTGATGCATTAAGCAATGCGGCTTTAGAAAACGGTGCCCGCCGCGCCATTCCCCTTAATACCAGCGGTCCTTTCCATACAAAACTCTTAAAAGCGGCGTCAGAAGAATTACATGAATACTTCAAACATGTCACTTTTGGAGATATGCAGATTCCGGTGATCTTCAATAGTACCGGCAAAGAATTAGATGCCAGCGTGACAATCGCTCAGATGCTGGAAAAGCAGGTTATGAGTCCGGTTTATTTCGAAGATAGTATTCGTTATATGATTGCTCATGGCGTTGATACGATTATTGAAATCGGTCCGGGCAAAGTTTTAAGCGGCTTTGTTCGTAAGATTGATCGCTCTATTAAAACTTATCATGTAGAAGATAATGCCACTCTTGCGAAAGTGGTCGAAGAATTGGGGGAGTAA
- the fabG gene encoding 3-oxoacyl-[acyl-carrier-protein] reductase — protein sequence MTAHKIALVTGAIRGIGKATTLALAKQGIDVCINFRDHAANREKAEALKAECETYQVEAFLVPGDVSVEEDVKAIFKAIKDHFGRLDILVNNAGITRDALILRMNSENFDQVIETNLKGVFLCMKQAARIMMKQKSGRIISLSSVVGEIGNAGQVNYAAAKAGVIGMTKSLARELGSRHVTCNAVAPGFIATDMTKDLPADIVAQMQAQIPLGEFGEAEDVAQAIVFLASDQARYITGQVINVDGGMVM from the coding sequence ATGACAGCACATAAAATTGCCTTAGTAACCGGCGCCATCCGCGGGATCGGTAAAGCCACGACATTAGCCTTAGCCAAGCAGGGCATCGATGTCTGCATCAATTTTCGGGATCACGCTGCAAACCGAGAAAAAGCGGAAGCGTTAAAGGCAGAATGTGAAACATATCAGGTAGAAGCTTTCTTAGTGCCTGGCGATGTCAGTGTTGAAGAAGATGTCAAAGCCATTTTCAAAGCGATCAAAGATCATTTTGGCCGTTTAGACATCTTGGTGAATAATGCGGGGATTACTCGTGATGCGCTGATTTTAAGAATGAATAGTGAAAATTTTGATCAGGTTATTGAAACCAATCTTAAAGGTGTCTTCTTATGTATGAAACAGGCTGCGCGAATCATGATGAAACAAAAAAGCGGCCGTATTATTTCCTTGTCTTCAGTGGTTGGTGAAATCGGTAATGCTGGTCAGGTTAACTACGCCGCTGCCAAAGCTGGGGTTATTGGTATGACGAAAAGCTTAGCTCGCGAATTAGGTAGCCGTCATGTCACCTGCAATGCGGTTGCACCAGGCTTTATTGCAACGGATATGACGAAAGATTTACCAGCCGATATTGTCGCGCAGATGCAGGCGCAAATTCCTTTAGGAGAATTTGGTGAAGCCGAAGATGTAGCGCAGGCAATCGTATTCTTAGCGAGCGATCAGGCACGCTATATTACCGGTCAGGTCATCAACGTCGATGGCGGTATGGTGATGTAA